ATTGAAAATAGGGCATTTTTTAACTCTTGTATAGATTTTTCATCAAAAATAGATATCGCTTTTACAAATTTTATATTAAATGAAAAGTTACTTAAAAACTCTAAAATTTTATTTTGTTGAATGGATAAAGTTTGCTCATCTACTAAATCTTTTTTTGAGATAATTAAAATAAGATTTTTTATCCCTAAAAGTTCTAAAATTTCGATATGTTCGATAGTTTGTGGCATAAGTGATTCTTTTGCACTTACAACTAACATTACATAATCAAAACCAAAAGCTCCCGCAATCATATTTTTTATGAGTTTTTCATGTCCTGGAACATCAATAAAAGCTATATTTCTCTCTGCTCTTGATAGGTTTGAGAAGCTTAAATCAATAGTTATTCCTCTTTGTTTTTCTTCGTTTGTACTATCTCCTTCAAAACCATTTAATGCTCTTATTAGTGCAGTTTTTCCATGGTCGATATGTCCAGCTGTTCCAATTATAATATTAGACATTTTTAAACTCTTTTTTTAAAATCTCTTCAATTTGTATTATCTCATCCTCTTTTATAGTTCTAAAATCAAGTAATACTTTGTCATTTTCGATTCTACTTATGATTAGATTTTTTCTTAAAATTTCTTCTATTTTATTTGCTTTTAAATCTTTAAACTCTAAACTCAAAGCTATTGATGGGATTTTTTTGTTTGGAGTTGTACCACCACCTACCATTGTAGAAGTTTTTAAAACTTCACAATTCATAAAATCTTCTATTTTCTCTTTTAAAATATTTGCACGAGTTTCCAAAACTTCTATTTTCGTGTTTAGCATTTTAAGAGTAGGAATAGTGTCAAGCTCATTTTTTAAGTATAAATTTAAACTTTCTTCTAAAAGTGCAAGTGTGATTTTATCTACTCTTAACATTCTTAAAAGTTGATTTTTCTTTAATTTTTCTATTAACTCTTTTTTACCTAAAATTATTCCAGCTTGAACACTTCCTAAAAGTTTATCTCCTGAAAAACTAATCAAACTAGGATTACTTTTCATAAGTTCTAAAATAGATGGTTCATCTTTACTTAAATTGTAAGGTAAATCAAAAATATGTCCACTTCCCATATCAAAATAGTCTATTAAATTATGTTTTTTAGCCATTTCTGAAATCTCTTCAAAGCTTACTTCACTTGAAAAACCTTCAATAGAGTAGTTCGATTTGTGAACTTTCATAAGCATTGAACTATTTTCATCTATTGCATTTTCATAATCTCTTAAGTGAGTTTTGTTTGTAGTTCCAATCTCTTTTAGTATTGCTCCACTTTGGCTCATAACTTCTGGAACTCTAAAACTACCACCAATTTCAACTAACTCTCCCCTGCTTACAACTACTTCTTTATTTTTACAAAAGGTATTTAAAATCAAAAAAACAGCACTTGCATTGTTATTTACAACTAAAGCATCTTCACAAGAAGTTAGGGCTTTTAGAGATTTTGTGATATGTTCATATCTTTCTCCTCTTTTGCCTTTTTTTAAATCATACTCCAGATTGTTGTAAGAAGTTGCTATTCTTATTGCATTTTTAAATATCTTTTCATCTAGTAAACTTCTTCCTAAATTTGTGTGAACTATTATTCCAGTTGCATTTATAAGTGGTTTTAGTGATGATGAAGTAAGATTTGTATAAGAGTTTAAAATTTCCAAGATTAATAAATCTTCATCAACCTTATCTATTTTATTATTTAAAATATCAGCTCTTAGTTTTTCTAAAATCTCTTTTGTAATTTTTGTTATCAAAGTTTTTGATAATCCTTCAAAAGCCTTGTTTGTGATAAACTTATCAACCTTTGGAATGGATTTAAGTAACATAATTTTTACCTTTAATAGTTATTTAAAGGTAACTATTATACTATTTTAACCTTTATGGAAGGTTTGTGTATCTGGTGAGCACCACAGGCTTCAACCCTGATTGACGGTTTTTGTGTAAACACCGTGAGAGGTTCGATTCCTCTACCTTCTCGCCATAAAACTACATATGTGTAGTTAATATAACAACTTAATTTTATAGTCATTTTTAATATAAACCTTTTTACATTTGAATCCTGTAACCTTTTTGTTACCAACTTATGATAGAATTTTCTTATGAAAGAAAAAGTATATGTTTTAGACACAAATATTATCTTACAAAATCTTCAAAATATCAGACAATAAAACTAATCATATTGTTATACCTGAGACTGTACTTCTTGAATTAGAGGATAAAAAGAAGTTAGTTAATGAATTAGGTTATTATTCACGAGAGTTTGCAAGATTACTAGCAAAGATGAAAATAAGAGAAGTTGATTATAAAACTGGATTTAAAGTTGTAAAACTTTATAATGAAGATCTAAATCTTAACATTATCTCAAAAGACAAATATGATACACAAATAGAGCAAATTCATATTTCTGAATCAAATGATAAAAGAATTATTGAAGTTGCATCAATTGCACAAGATTATTATAAGGGTTGTCAAACTATTTTTTTATCATTAGATGTTTATGCTAGAACATTTGCCTTATTCAAAGGGATAAAAACAGAGACTTTATATGAAGATAAGTCGATTATTCCAAGTTTTAATTTTGTGAAAAGCCTAAAAATTGACTCTTCAATATTTAATAGTTTAGAAAATAAAGATATAACTTTAATAGATGATAATTATGAATTAGAAAATTTTTCGTATTCATTTGAAAGCGATGATGGTAATGTTGAGTATTCAATAATAGCAAATCGTAAAATTCATATTTTAAAAGAGAATGATTTTAAAGCTTTAAATATAAAACCAGTAAATATAAAACAAAAACTTTTTACAAAAGCTATTTTATCAAATATGTTTGATTTACTCGTAATTGATGCAAAAGCAGGAAGTGGAAAGACTTTGATGTCAATAGTAAGTGCTATGAGATTAATTGATTTAGGATTATATGACAAAATTGTATATGTAAGAAATTCTATTGAATCCCTTGATAAAGGTGCTGAGGTTGGATTTTTAGCTGGAAATGAAGAGAAATTTAGAATTTATAATATGGCTTTATATGATACTTTAGAGTTTATTGCAAAAAAACATTTAAAAAAGAGTGAAAATAGGGAAAAACAAGAGTCTATAACTTCAAAAATAGAAGAGTTGAAATCAAAATATTATATTGAGACACTATGGCCTGGAGAGGCACGAGGGCGAACTTTGGGTGGTTCAATAGTAATTATGGATGAATGGCAAAATAGTAGTGAGAAGACAACTCAATTAATACTTTCACGATTAGATGAAAGTTGTATGGCTATTATTATTGGTTCAAATAGACAAATAGATAATTTATATTTAAATAAATATAATAATGGATTAACAAGTCTTTTAAAACAGACTTCAAATGCTCATCCTGAACTTAAAATGTTTGCAATAGAACTTGAGAAAGCTGTTCGTGGTAAATTTGCAGAGTTTACAGAGAGAATTTTTGAAAATAAAACACAATAATTTAAATTAAAAAGGATTAAAAATACAAAATAGATTAATAAACGATACTATTTATAATCATATAGAATATACAAAACTTGAAGATAAAATACTCCAAACAAAGATTGTAAATAGGCTTCAATTCATTACTCAAAATGCCTTAGCATATTTTTCTTATCCATCAATTACAACTAAAAGATTTATTCATAGTTTAGGAACTATGCATTTAAGTGCATTTTTATTTAAGAATGCACTTTTAAATGCTGATAGAAAAACAAAAAATAGTTTTTTATTAATATTAAAAAGAGTTATTTTACAAGTGATTAAAGAAGAAAATTTAAAAATAAATATAAATGAAATAGAATATTTTGATAATAAAGCACTTTTTCAGTTTACAATTCCCACAAAATCAAAATCTCAACGAGCAACTTATATTATTTTTTTACAAACTATACGAATAGTTGCTTTACTTCATGATGTTGGGCATCTTCCTTTTTCTCATCAAGTAGAGTATGCTTTAAAAAAGGTTTACAATAAAATAAAACAAAAAGAGAAAAATCAAGATAAACTTTATGAAAAAGAGATTAGATTTAAAGAGAATTATGAAGATATTACAAATCATGGGAAAGAGGTTTTACATGAAGCTATTGGAGAAAATCTTTTAAAACTACTTTTTGATTATGAACTAGATGAATTGGTTACAAAAGAACAAGAAAAAGAGTATTTAAAACTAATAAAAAAGCTATCTATTCTAATTCTAGAGGAACAGACTTTTGAAGGTTTTGATTTTAAAGTTTTACATAATTTTATAGATAGTACAGTTGATGCTGATAGATTAGATTATATAAATAGAGATATGTTAGCAAGTGGTTATATAACGGGACCAAATGACCATATAAGAATTACAAAACAAGCTGTTTTGGTAGAAAAAGAGAGTAATTTTTATTTGAGTTTTTATGATATGAGTTTAATTGACATTGAACATATGCTTGAAATGAGATTTAATCTTTATAAAAAAGTTATTTTTAATCATGGAATTGCAAAAACAGATACTTTACTTGAAACTGTTGTTCAGTATCTAGCTAGTAAATATTTTGAAGATGAAGAAAATGAAGAAAAATTATCAAATTCTATCTCTATGCTTTGGAATTTTAAAAATTTAAATAGACAAAAAGAGCTTGATACAATATCAATGCTTGATGAAAATTGGTTAATATCACTTTTTAAAAATAGATATTTTGATATAAAAAATAAAGATATTTTGTCAAAAGAAGATATGAAATATATGTACTGTTTTGAAGAGGTATTATTTGGTAGAAGGAGATTTAAAAGTCCTTGGAAAAATTTAAATGAATTCTATAAAGTTCTTGATTTTACAACAGTTGAGAGATATAAATTTAGAGAGAGTTTTGGCTTTATTACAGCAAACAGGTTAAATAGTCTCCAAATTGCATTAGATGATTTTATAAAAAAATATGAAAATGAAGAACTCTTTTTTGAATATCAAATAGTATCTTTTAGTTTAGGTATTTCAAAAGATTTTTATTTATTTGATGGTGAAGAGTTAATAAACATAGATGAAATTTCAACTTTAAGAAAAAGATTAAAACACTCTATGCGAAATACTGTCCCTTTTTATATATATTCAAATAAAAAGATTTTATCTGCTGAAATGAAGATAGATTTAAAATCAATGCTATTTAATATATTTTAGAAATAATTAATAAAATCATTTAAAGGATTGTTATAAAGCTATTTTGTATAATAGTAAAATATATTTTTAAAGGATTATTTTGAGAGATTTTATATCAAAGTTAGCTTTGTTTTTTACTCCTATTTTATCTTCAAAGCTTGAAGAGGGGATTAAAGCATATGAGGAGTTCGATTATATAAAAGCTTTCAAAATTCTTGAAAAATTTGCAAATAAAAACAAAGAAGCACAGTACTATTTAGGGAAAATGTATGAGAAAGCTGATTTTGTTGATAAAGATATAAATAAAGCTATTTTTTACTATG
The Aliarcobacter faecis genome window above contains:
- the selA gene encoding L-seryl-tRNA(Sec) selenium transferase, which encodes MMLLKSIPKVDKFITNKAFEGLSKTLITKITKEILEKLRADILNNKIDKVDEDLLILEILNSYTNLTSSSLKPLINATGIIVHTNLGRSLLDEKIFKNAIRIATSYNNLEYDLKKGKRGERYEHITKSLKALTSCEDALVVNNNASAVFLILNTFCKNKEVVVSRGELVEIGGSFRVPEVMSQSGAILKEIGTTNKTHLRDYENAIDENSSMLMKVHKSNYSIEGFSSEVSFEEISEMAKKHNLIDYFDMGSGHIFDLPYNLSKDEPSILELMKSNPSLISFSGDKLLGSVQAGIILGKKELIEKLKKNQLLRMLRVDKITLALLEESLNLYLKNELDTIPTLKMLNTKIEVLETRANILKEKIEDFMNCEVLKTSTMVGGGTTPNKKIPSIALSLEFKDLKANKIEEILRKNLIISRIENDKVLLDFRTIKEDEIIQIEEILKKEFKNV
- a CDS encoding PhoH family protein; translated protein: MPETVLLELEDKKKLVNELGYYSREFARLLAKMKIREVDYKTGFKVVKLYNEDLNLNIISKDKYDTQIEQIHISESNDKRIIEVASIAQDYYKGCQTIFLSLDVYARTFALFKGIKTETLYEDKSIIPSFNFVKSLKIDSSIFNSLENKDITLIDDNYELENFSYSFESDDGNVEYSIIANRKIHILKENDFKALNIKPVNIKQKLFTKAILSNMFDLLVIDAKAGSGKTLMSIVSAMRLIDLGLYDKIVYVRNSIESLDKGAEVGFLAGNEEKFRIYNMALYDTLEFIAKKHLKKSENREKQESITSKIEELKSKYYIETLWPGEARGRTLGGSIVIMDEWQNSSEKTTQLILSRLDESCMAIIIGSNRQIDNLYLNKYNNGLTSLLKQTSNAHPELKMFAIELEKAVRGKFAEFTERIFENKTQ
- a CDS encoding HD domain-containing protein; the protein is MHLSAFLFKNALLNADRKTKNSFLLILKRVILQVIKEENLKININEIEYFDNKALFQFTIPTKSKSQRATYIIFLQTIRIVALLHDVGHLPFSHQVEYALKKVYNKIKQKEKNQDKLYEKEIRFKENYEDITNHGKEVLHEAIGENLLKLLFDYELDELVTKEQEKEYLKLIKKLSILILEEQTFEGFDFKVLHNFIDSTVDADRLDYINRDMLASGYITGPNDHIRITKQAVLVEKESNFYLSFYDMSLIDIEHMLEMRFNLYKKVIFNHGIAKTDTLLETVVQYLASKYFEDEENEEKLSNSISMLWNFKNLNRQKELDTISMLDENWLISLFKNRYFDIKNKDILSKEDMKYMYCFEEVLFGRRRFKSPWKNLNEFYKVLDFTTVERYKFRESFGFITANRLNSLQIALDDFIKKYENEELFFEYQIVSFSLGISKDFYLFDGEELINIDEISTLRKRLKHSMRNTVPFYIYSNKKILSAEMKIDLKSMLFNIF